The Gloeomargarita sp. SRBZ-1_bins_9 sequence GTCAACCGGCGGTCCAAGCGCAATGACGAGCCGGATTGGTTTGAGCTGGAAGTCTGGGGCAAAACGGCGGAAATTGCCGGCAATTACGTGCGCAAGGGGAGTCTCATCGGCGTCAAGGGGTCCATCAAATGTGAGCGCTGGACGGACCGCAACACCGGGGAAGAGCGGCAACGGTTTTTGATCCGGGTAGACCAATTGGATTTGTTGGGAAGTCGCCGTGACGAAACCCCTAATGACCTGGAGGAGGACCTGGGGTGAACCTGGCCCTAGGGCTATGGGTGATCCTACTGGGGGCTTGCGTTGGCAGTTTTTTGAATGTGGTGGTGTACCGGGTACCCCGGGGCTTGTCTCTTTGGCAGCCGCCGTCCCACTGTCCCCATTGTCAAACCCCCCTGCGTCCCTGGGAAAACGTGCCAGTGCTGGGATGGCTGGGGCTGCGGGGACGGTGTAGTCACTGTGGGGTGCCCATCTCTCCCCGTTATCCCCTGGTGGAATTGACAACGGCCCTGTGGTTTGCCCTAGTCTGGTGGCGCTTCGGGGTGAGTGATGACACGGTGGCGGCGGCCCTGTTGGGGAGCTGGCTGCTGGCTCTGGCGCTGATTGACCTGGACACCTTGACCCTGCCGGACAGCCTGTTGAAATCGGGTTTGGTGATCGGACTGGTGTGGCAGGGGCTACGGGGCTGGCCGGATTTCTACGCCGGGGTGTTGGGGATGGTTGTTGGCCTGTGGTTGTTAGACAGCCTGGGCTGGGTGGCCTCTGTGGTCATGGGACAACCGGCGCTGGGGGGTGGCGACCCAAAACTGGCGGCCATGTTGGGGGCTTGGCTCCAGGGACCGGCGCTGGCGGTGGCCTTGTTTCTGGCGGTGCTGACCGGAGCAGTGGTGGGGGTCGCCGGCCGTTGCACCGGACGATTGCAGCCGGGTCAACCCATGCCCTTCGGTCCCTTTTTGGCGCTGGGGGGCGCGGTGGCGGTGCTCTGGGGGGAAACCCTGTGGCGCGGCTATTGGCAATGGCTACAGATGGCTTGAGGAGGCAAACGTGCTAAGATGAAGGCCAAGGCAGGGAATGCTTAGCCGAGCCCCCACGGACGTTCGCTCTTTCGGGTTTGCCTAAATTTACCGATTGACCTGTGGTCTAATCTGGCGGGAGTGATGGTGGCGTGATTCGGCATCGCTGGCGATGGCTGGTGGGTGTGGCGGTCCTGGTGGTGCTGGGCGGCTGGGTCTGGCGGCCAGGTCGTCCTAGGGTGGCATCCCCACCGACAACTGAATCGGCGGATTTGGGTGCCCTCAAGCCCCTAGTGCCCAAGCCCCCCCCAGCCCGGCGTCAGACACTCACCCAGTTAAGTAGTCAAGGGAAAGGCGTTGACCGTCAGCGAGCTAAGTATTTACTGGCGGTGGATTCTCTAGAGGCGGGGGACCCGCAGCAGGCATTGCAGTTGTTGCAGGGGCTAGAGAAGGACTATCCGGTGCTGTCGGCCCAGGTGCTCTGGCAGCAGGCGCGGGCGTACCAGAAAAAGGGGAACTTACCGGCGGCCCAACGGCGGTGGCAGCAGATTGTGGAGCAACACCCGGACCAAGCCCTGGCGGCAGAGGCCTTGTTGGCCCTGGGACGCCCCGAGGAAGCGAAACAACGCTATCCGGCCCATCCCCAGGTGGTGGCGTGGGTGCAAAAGGCCCTGGAAAAACAACCCCATGACCGGGAGTCGCTCTTGCATCTGGCACGGCACGGCCTGCATTTGCCTAATCTCACGGCCTATTTGGACCGTTTGGTACATGTGCATCGGGCAGGCCTGACCCCGGAGGAATGGCAGGACATTGCCTTTGCCTATTGGGAAAAGCAGCAGTACTTGAAGGCGGGCCGGGCCTATTTGCTGGCGCCCCTGACGGTGGAGAATCTCTACCGGGCGGCCCGGGGGCACCAACTGGGAGGCCAGGTCACCGAGGCGGTGGGCTATTACCAGGATTTGGTGCGGCAGTTCGGGGAGAGTGACCAGGCGATCTTGGCTCTGTACCACCTATCCCATTTGGCGCCGGCCCCCCAGCGGGATTTATATTTCCAGCAGTTACAACAGCGGGATAACGAACGGGCGGCGCGGGTGCTGTGGGAGCGGTTGCCCCTTTGGGAACGGGCAGGCCAAGCCCAGCGGGTGAGTCAAGTGCGTACGGAATTGCTGGCCCGCTACGCCCAGACGGATGCAGCGAGTCGCCTGCGGTGGGAGTTGGCCTGGGCGGAACAGCAACGGGGTCGCTTGCGGCAGGCAATGCATTTTGCTGAGGGGATTTGGCAGCACACGCCCCAAAGTGATCTGGCGCCGCGGGCCGGATTTTGGTTAGCGGAATGGGCTAGGGAACTGGGGGAAACGGCTCAAGCCAAAACCCTCTACCGGCAAGTCATCGAACGCTACCCCGAGTCCTACTACGCCTGGCGGGCGGCGCTACGCCTGGGCTGGCCGGTGGGGGATTTCTCCGGGATTGTGCAGGCGCAACCCCCGGTGCAATTCCAACGCATGACCTTGGCCCTGTTGAAGGGGTCGCCGGCGCTACAGGAGCTCTATCGCCTGGGGGAGTACGAGGACGCCTGGGACCAGTGGCAGGTGGAATTCACCGCCCGGCAGCACCCCACCCTGGCGGACCAACTCACGGACGGGGTGTTGCGGGTGGGCATTGGCGACCGGCTGGAGGGGCTATTTATGCTCTCAACCTTGGAGCGACGGGTGCAAACCCCCGAAGACCGACAGCAGTACGAACAGGTGCGGCGGCAACCGGCCTACTGGCAAGCTTTGTATCCTTTGGCCTATTGGTCGGAGGTGCAGCAGGCGGCCAAGCAGCATGGGTTAAATCCCCTGCTGGTGACGGCTGTGATCCGCCAGGAGTCCCGCTTTGAGCCGGAGATTGTCTCCAGTGCGGGGGCGGTGGGCCTGATGCAGGTGCTGCCGGAAACGGGGAATTGGATTGCGGAAAAACTCCAGCGCTCCCCCTTTGACCTCACCCAGCCCTGGGAGAATTTGCTGGCGGGGACCTGGTTTTTGCACTACACTAATGGTCTATATCACCACAACGGGCTGCTGGCGGTGGCCAGTTATAACGCCGGGCCGGGGAATGTGGACGCCTGGGTGCAGCGTTTTGGCCAGGGGGATTGGGACGCGTTTGTGGAAAATATCCCGTTTCCCGAGACCCAGGACTACGTGCGTCAAGTGTTCGGCAATTACTGGAATTACCTGCGCCTGTACAACCCGGAGGTGTGTCAGCGGATAAACCCCCATCTGTGTGGGTCGTGAAACGGCAGCGGTACTGGTTCTGGCGCGGCTATCGGGTGCGCTACACCTACCACAACAGTCGGGGGGAGGGGTTGCCCTTGCTGCTGGTGCATGGGTTTGGGGCGGCCCTGGAGCATTGGCGGTACAACTTGCCGGTGCTGGGGGAACACTACCCGGTCTATGCTCTGGATTTGTTGGGGTTTGGTCAGGCGGAAAAGGCGGCGGCAGCCTACGGCGTGCGGTTGTGGGTGGCCCAGTTGTACGAGTTCTGGCGGGCGTTTATCGGGGAGCCGGTGGGCCTGGTGGGCCATTCCCTAGGGGCGTTGGTGGCCTTGACGGCGGCGGTGGCCCATCCCGAGATGGTGCGACGGTTGGCCCTGTTGAGTTTGCCGGAGGGACGGCCTGCCCTGCCGGTGGCGGTGCAGTGGCTGGGGAGTCTGGAGCGTCTGCTGATACCGGTGGTGACCTGGCCCCTGTTTTATCTGCTGCGGCAACCGGTGGTCATCCGGTGGGTCTGTCGCACCCAGGTCTATCACCACCCAGGGGCGGTCAACGACGAACTGGTGCGGATGTTTGCCCAGCCGGCCTACGACCGGGATGCGGGGTGGACCCTATGCCGTTTGGCCCAAGCCAGTACCCGTCCGGGCTATGCACCACGGGTGGCGCCCTTACTGGCAGGCTTGTCAGTCCCCACGTTGCTGATTTGGGGGACCTATGACCGGCTGGTGCCCGTTCGTCGGGGGCGGCACTGGGTGCAGCAATTTCCCCACCTGCGCTGGGTGGAACTGCCGGCAGGCCATTGCCCCCAAGATGAGGCGCCGGTAGCGGTCAACGAGTTGTTGGATGAATGGTTCCGTGGGTGACCGGCCTATGGCACAATGGGACTGACTGCGCCGACTGTAATCCGAAGAGGTAAAAACGATGACGGTTGCTGCCCCCCCTTCGATCGAACAATTGGCCATTAACACCATTCGCTTCCTGGCGGTGGATGCCGTCCAAAAGGCCAAGTCGGGTCACCCGGGCCTGCCGATGGGGGCGGCACCCATGGCCTATGTGCTCTGGCAAGAATTTCTTAAATTTAATCCCCGTAACCCCAAGTGGCCGGACCGGGACCGCTTTGTCCTGTCGGCGGGGCACGGCTGCATGCTGCAATACGCCCTGTTGCACTTGACAGGCTACGACGTGACTTTAGAGGACATTAAGCAGTTTCGGCAGTGGGGGTCGAAAACACCGGGGCACCCGGAAAACTTTGAGACGCCGGGGGTGGAGGTGACCACTGGACCTTTGGGGCAAGGGGTTGGCAATGCCGTGGGGTTGGCGATTGCGGAGGCGCATTTGGCGGCCCGGTTCAATAAGCCTGGCCACACCATCGTGGACCACTACACCTATGTAATCCTTGGCGACGGCTGTCAGATGGAGGGGGTAGCGGCGGAGGCGGCCTCCTTGGCGGGCCACCTGAAGCTGGGTAAGCTGATTATGCTCTATGACAGCAACCACATCTCTATTGATGGGAATACGGCGATCGCCTTTACGGAGGATGTGGCCAAGCGCTACGAAGCCTATGGGTGGCACGTGCAAAAGGTGGAGGACGGCAACCATGACCTGCCGGCGATTCGGGCGGCTATTGCCCAAGCCAAGGCGGTCACGGATAAACCGTCGCTGATCATTGTGGAGACGACGATTGGCTATGGGTCGCCCAACAAGGCGGGGACGGAGGCGGTGCATGGGGCGCCCCTGGGGCCGGAGGAGGTGAAATTGACCAAACAGAATTTGGGCTGGCCCCTGGAGCCGGAGTTTTATATTCCCGATGAGGTGCTCCGGCATTTCCGGCAGGCGATTGACAAGGGGGCGAAGGCGGAGGCGGAGTGGCAGGCCCGGTTTGCGGCTTATAAGCAGGCCTATCCCGAGGAGGCGGCGGAATTTGAGCGGATCATGCGGGGGGACCTGCCGGCGGGTTGGCAAGAGGCCTTGGCCCCCATTGCCGAAACGGGAAAAGAATCCACCCGTAACATCTCCAAGCTGTGTTTGAATGCGTTGGCCCAGGCGATTCCGGAATTCCTGGGGGGGTCGGCGGATTTGGCCCATTCCAACATGACCTACCTCAAGGGGCTGCCGGAATTCCAGGCGGGGTCCTACCACGGGCGGAATTTCCGTTTCGGGGTGCGGGAGCATGCCATGGGAGCCATTGCCAACGGGATGGCCCTGCACGGAGGTTTAATTCCCTACGACGCCACGTTTTTGGTCTTCAGCGATTACATGCGTCCGGCGATTCGTCTGTCGGCCCTGTCGCGGGCGCGGGTTTTGCACATCATGACCCACGATTCGGTGGCCCTAGGGGAGGATGGCCCCACCCACCAGCCGATAGAAACCCTGTCGTCGTTGCGGTTGATTCCGAACCTGTATGTGATTCGGCCGGCGGATGCCCGGGAGACGGTGGGGGCGTATCAGGTGGCGTTGCAGGCGCGGGAGACGCCGTCGGTGTTGGTGTTTACCCGGCAGGCGGTCAATCCGGTGCCCGGTACGTCTCCGGAGGGGGTGGCCAAGGGGGCCTACATTGTGGTGGATTGTGGCTGTGACCATCCCGACCTCATCCTCATCGCGACGGGGTCAGAGTTGGAGTTGGCGGTGCAGGCAGCGGCCCGCTTGTCAGGGTACAAGGTGCGGGTGGTGTCTATGCCCTGCACGCGCTTGTTTGATGCCCAGCCCCAGGATTACCGGGACCGTATCCTGCCGCCGATGGTGCGCAAGCGGATCGC is a genomic window containing:
- the tkt gene encoding transketolase, producing the protein MTVAAPPSIEQLAINTIRFLAVDAVQKAKSGHPGLPMGAAPMAYVLWQEFLKFNPRNPKWPDRDRFVLSAGHGCMLQYALLHLTGYDVTLEDIKQFRQWGSKTPGHPENFETPGVEVTTGPLGQGVGNAVGLAIAEAHLAARFNKPGHTIVDHYTYVILGDGCQMEGVAAEAASLAGHLKLGKLIMLYDSNHISIDGNTAIAFTEDVAKRYEAYGWHVQKVEDGNHDLPAIRAAIAQAKAVTDKPSLIIVETTIGYGSPNKAGTEAVHGAPLGPEEVKLTKQNLGWPLEPEFYIPDEVLRHFRQAIDKGAKAEAEWQARFAAYKQAYPEEAAEFERIMRGDLPAGWQEALAPIAETGKESTRNISKLCLNALAQAIPEFLGGSADLAHSNMTYLKGLPEFQAGSYHGRNFRFGVREHAMGAIANGMALHGGLIPYDATFLVFSDYMRPAIRLSALSRARVLHIMTHDSVALGEDGPTHQPIETLSSLRLIPNLYVIRPADARETVGAYQVALQARETPSVLVFTRQAVNPVPGTSPEGVAKGAYIVVDCGCDHPDLILIATGSELELAVQAAARLSGYKVRVVSMPCTRLFDAQPQDYRDRILPPMVRKRIAIEAGVTDFWYKYVGLDGKVLGIDRFGASAPGSVCMEKFGMTVDHLVQAAQALLG
- a CDS encoding transglycosylase SLT domain-containing protein; translated protein: MIRHRWRWLVGVAVLVVLGGWVWRPGRPRVASPPTTESADLGALKPLVPKPPPARRQTLTQLSSQGKGVDRQRAKYLLAVDSLEAGDPQQALQLLQGLEKDYPVLSAQVLWQQARAYQKKGNLPAAQRRWQQIVEQHPDQALAAEALLALGRPEEAKQRYPAHPQVVAWVQKALEKQPHDRESLLHLARHGLHLPNLTAYLDRLVHVHRAGLTPEEWQDIAFAYWEKQQYLKAGRAYLLAPLTVENLYRAARGHQLGGQVTEAVGYYQDLVRQFGESDQAILALYHLSHLAPAPQRDLYFQQLQQRDNERAARVLWERLPLWERAGQAQRVSQVRTELLARYAQTDAASRLRWELAWAEQQRGRLRQAMHFAEGIWQHTPQSDLAPRAGFWLAEWARELGETAQAKTLYRQVIERYPESYYAWRAALRLGWPVGDFSGIVQAQPPVQFQRMTLALLKGSPALQELYRLGEYEDAWDQWQVEFTARQHPTLADQLTDGVLRVGIGDRLEGLFMLSTLERRVQTPEDRQQYEQVRRQPAYWQALYPLAYWSEVQQAAKQHGLNPLLVTAVIRQESRFEPEIVSSAGAVGLMQVLPETGNWIAEKLQRSPFDLTQPWENLLAGTWFLHYTNGLYHHNGLLAVASYNAGPGNVDAWVQRFGQGDWDAFVENIPFPETQDYVRQVFGNYWNYLRLYNPEVCQRINPHLCGS
- a CDS encoding prepilin peptidase, which produces MNLALGLWVILLGACVGSFLNVVVYRVPRGLSLWQPPSHCPHCQTPLRPWENVPVLGWLGLRGRCSHCGVPISPRYPLVELTTALWFALVWWRFGVSDDTVAAALLGSWLLALALIDLDTLTLPDSLLKSGLVIGLVWQGLRGWPDFYAGVLGMVVGLWLLDSLGWVASVVMGQPALGGGDPKLAAMLGAWLQGPALAVALFLAVLTGAVVGVAGRCTGRLQPGQPMPFGPFLALGGAVAVLWGETLWRGYWQWLQMA
- a CDS encoding alpha/beta fold hydrolase; translation: MKRQRYWFWRGYRVRYTYHNSRGEGLPLLLVHGFGAALEHWRYNLPVLGEHYPVYALDLLGFGQAEKAAAAYGVRLWVAQLYEFWRAFIGEPVGLVGHSLGALVALTAAVAHPEMVRRLALLSLPEGRPALPVAVQWLGSLERLLIPVVTWPLFYLLRQPVVIRWVCRTQVYHHPGAVNDELVRMFAQPAYDRDAGWTLCRLAQASTRPGYAPRVAPLLAGLSVPTLLIWGTYDRLVPVRRGRHWVQQFPHLRWVELPAGHCPQDEAPVAVNELLDEWFRG
- a CDS encoding single-stranded DNA-binding protein; amino-acid sequence: MAINVVSLVGRVGRDPDIKYFESGSVKCNFSLAVNRRSKRNDEPDWFELEVWGKTAEIAGNYVRKGSLIGVKGSIKCERWTDRNTGEERQRFLIRVDQLDLLGSRRDETPNDLEEDLG